The Silene latifolia isolate original U9 population chromosome Y, ASM4854445v1, whole genome shotgun sequence sequence TTTTGACGGGTGACTGTCTAATTATAGACAGAAATGAAGACGTATGTACCTGATGATGGGGAATGCCAACCAGACCCCTTTTTGGGTGTCATGGGCAAGGAATATGACGGCCGTCGTAGATTATTTGGCAGGGGCGTGTCTAATAAAAAGTTAAAGGAGGTGAATGGTACACAAACGTCTTATGTGGTTCCAGGGGAAATTTTGGAGTCTCTAAAGACTAGTTTACGTGAAGATTTGCGGAAAGACATGGACTACGAAATGAGTAGACGAAACAAAGAACAGGAAGAAGAATATCTCAAGAGGAAGGCCGAGTTAGAAACCATGGAAAaagatattgaaaatgaaagagaGTTAATGAGAGAGCAAATACTAACAAAGTTTTTAGAAAGGCTACCTCCAGAAGTTGTCAAGGAGTACTTATCTGGATCTTGAGGTATGTATATATCTTCTTCATTGCTGATTctttatttttctctcttttctcccgTAAGCCTAGCCCCTTTACTTGACAGGTTATTTCCGTATGTCACAAGTCACATTAAAGAAATTGCTTCAAAATTGCACAGCTAGCTGCTACTTCATAATACAAATGCTGACAGTtaaatgagccattttgctttatttcATCCTTCATTAAAAAGTGATATTGCATCTTGACTCTTGAGCCTAGCTATCCCAAAGGCACACAAAAATTGTCCATAAAAGGTACTACGCCAATAATAGAGGCACATTAAACACACGGAGGATATTCTACATCATTTGGTGTATTGGGCTAAAGGCTACTAAACTACAGATCATAATCTATCTTACAATTTGAAAAATTCATGCAAAGTGTCTTGTTTTAATGTGGGAACATTTTGGTTAAAGTGTACCCTTTTCATTTAGAATTGGTTAAAGATCAGATTTAACATTCTGATTTGTTGGCTAGGCTTGTCACATTTAACATGGCTTATGCTTGACCAAGGTTGCAAAAGCTCTATTAATTGTAGGGCAGGAAGTGCATTTGTTATTATTCAATGTGATCTTACTTTTGGCAGCCTAGGCATACCTTATAGTGACGTTCACAGTAGTTGTTGGCTGAGATGGCTATGATTGTAGGCATACCTTTAAATATTCCGCGATCCTCAAATCTAATTGTGTTCCATTTTTTATGTTACAGGTTGCATTTGAGGTATTATTATTTTGCCGTTGGTTGATTTTCTGTCCGGGTGGCAACATACATATGGTCC is a genomic window containing:
- the LOC141627181 gene encoding uncharacterized protein LOC141627181, which produces MKTVRDAWRVHKCRFKKKHFYRHKDDKSRWRNRSNLVPDDDFLKLLATWKKKSEKRRCSRNRDRRLAQKNMHTAGPKSFAVIREELTNENPDKEPPSLAKMFEHTRERKTGKKYKESYDDTERKITEMKTYVPDDGECQPDPFLGVMGKEYDGRRRLFGRGVSNKKLKEVNGTQTSYVVPGEILESLKTSLREDLRKDMDYEMSRRNKEQEEEYLKRKAELETMEKDIENERELMREQILTKFLERLPPEVVKEYLSGS